The DNA region TGGGTTGGTTTTTGCAATTGCAAATTTCACGGGTTattatctatatttaaaaaaaaagttctaattTTGTAAGTGTAGACTTTCTATTCAGTCTACATTTTGAAAACGTTAGTTTTCGCAATTGACCAAAAATTACTTCGGATTTGACTTTTAAAAGTAGATTTCATATACAGTctacattttttaatttttgggaatgggttagtttttgcaattgaccaaatTTGACTTTCCACAAATAGATTGAGAAGAACGTCTACACATGTGTAGATGTCAGATGAATCTACTCATAAATCTGAtgggttacttttgcatttgaccaaaataaaatagtagacTTCAGATGAAGTCTACTTTTTTTTACTGAGAATAGTAGACTGGATAGGAAGTCTACACTTTTTTTTCTATCTCGTTaactttttaacattttagtcaaatacaaaactgaCATATTCAACATAGTCAAAGTTtaagtcaaatgcaaaactgacTTTTTGTAGACTTCCTATGAAGTCTACATTGTGTAGACTATGTAGGAAGTCTACTTTGAAAAGTCAAaagttcggtcaaatgcaaaactaacctctTTTATGTAGATTTTTTAGTAAATCTActcacatttttgtttttgttatcaaaGATAAAGACGTAGACTTTTAAGGAAGTCttcttaacaaaaaatatttttttggtcaattgcaaaactaatcCGTGCGTTGACTTGTAGACCGCATCGTAAGTCTACACTTATGCGTAGACATATAAAACAGTCTACTATTGCGACACAGAtctgaaaaataacaaaaccatGTAAATATGTACATTTTTCCGGTGTAAAGCTCGTTTCCACTCTTTCCCACTGTCCAAACTCTAAATATGCGCAAAAGAAAGCAACTTTGACAACTCACAACATAATACACTCGAAAATATGAAGTTATACTTATGAAAATGATAGTTATGAGAGTTTTTAGATGAAAATGGAGAGGAAATGAGAAGAAATGAGAAGAAATGAAGATttgtttgtttagaaacataaaaaagTGGTTGAAAATTGAATTCTAGAGGTTCAAAGAGTTCAAAAATGGTTGTTAATGGTGTTGAAGAATTGATGATAATGGCATGGTTGTAAATAGGAAGAAATATTAAGAGTGTTATAGGTTTTTTAGTATTttcgaaataattaaaaaattaattaataatggcaattttgtaaatattttaaaaatatatggatGAATAGGACTTTTCAATAATGAAtagtaatgacaaaaaaaagaggttgGTTTTGGGGTTGACTTGAATTTATATGTTGGTTTTGAAAGAACCCCTGACTTGATGGGTCAATCAGCAGAATTTTCAGCGTTTTGGTTATCAGCTCCAAAAGCATCAACCATGTTGAAGTTCAAGTTTTTCATCATAGTTCTGCTTCTTCCAACTCCATCTCCTTTCTTCATCATCGCCGTAAACTCGGAGAAATCGATCTTCCCGTCCTACCATATCATACAATTCAATCtcaaaatcatttatattataataaaggatagagaaacaaaagagaagaagagtggTTCTACGTACATTGTCAAGGTCAATCTCCTTGATCATGTCATCAAGAGGTGTATCACATAGGCCAAACTCTGTGCAAGCTGACTGAAGCTCATCAATAGTGATATATCCACTCCCGTCTTtgtcaaaatatgaaaatgcaGCCACCAGATTCTCCTCTCGCTCCATCTTGTTCATGTGTAATGTCGCTGCTAGAAATTCTCCATAGTCTATTGTACCGTTGCTATCTATATCCGCCTGCGCTCAAAACAAAAATGGTTTTCTTAAAAAAGTCCATTctgaaaagagaaaaagagtttatttcttttttttttggtattcgTTAGTGTTACCGCATCCATAAGAGATTTGATCTCTGATTCCATCAGCTCGGATCCAACTCTCTTCAAACCTGTTTTGAGCTCTTCAAAAGTAATCGTCCCACTGTTGTCTGTGTCAATCATTTTGAATAATTCCTTTAGACCTCCAATTTCTTCCTCTGAAAGTCTCTCAGCAATCACCTGTTGTAGTCAAAGAAATCAGGAAgcatagaaataaaaaaaagaagaagctaatGTAGATTTAACTCCAAGGTATACCCTTAAAGCCATTTTCTTAATCTTGTTCATTTGAGAGAACTGCTTTAGTCGCGATAAGACTGCTGGATCAAGAGGCTTGTCTGGTGCGGCAAGTTCATCGGCAATCCATGGGTGACCTGCAAGTAAACTCAATACTCAAATAATGTAAAAACAGACAGTTTATAAACTGAGAGAGCTAAACTTACACAAGGCTTCATGGGCAGAAATGCGTTTCTTGGGGCTCTTCTCGAGCATTTTGTAGATCAAATCTTTAGCAGCTTCTGAGATACTAGGCCATGGGTCAGATTTAAAATCTAACTTCCCTTGCAGTATCTGTCTAAAGATTCCAGATTCGGTTTCTGTAAACgtcaaaagagagagagggataGAGATGCAGCCatcattaaaacaaaaactaattaagTAAGAAAAAGGCTGTTAGTTTTTGTAGACAAAACCTGCCCAGAAAGGAGGAACACCGCTTAGTAAGATGTAGAGGATAACACCAGCGCTCCACACATCCATTTCAGGTCCGTAACATTTCTTTAGAACCTCTGGTGCAACATAGTACGGACTTCCAACTACATCATACAGATATTGTCCTGAACAAGCAaaccagaaagaaaaaaaaaacaattatttgataCACAACCAAAGCCATGCACATGCAGAATATAATTCAAGCAGCGAAATAGATCATCAAGCCTACACGTTTCCAAAGCCCATGATTTGATTTTCAGTTCAAGAGCCAAAACCAGCGAACATGTTTCAATCACCAAACTTAAAAATACCCAAGAAGCCTTTAATTTGATTTTCAATCCAGGAAACATAAAGAAATAGGTTATTAAGAACTTGATCAAAGAGATGTAACCACGGTGTCTGTGGTCGGGTGGTCAAGGCGTTCCGTAGATCCCAAGGAACCCGAGTTCGAATCCGCACCACACTAGATTTCCACAACGCGTGGCCACCGAAATTTTCatattctctcttcactctctctCGGAGGAATGGTttgccatttttttttttgatcaaagagatGTGtgataatacaaaaaaaaaagaagcaaacctGGTTTGAAGAAGACAGACAAACCAAAATCGGTAGCCTTAAGCTTGGCATCTTCCTTAGGACTATCGAACAAGAAATTCTCAGGTTTGAGATCTCTATGCATAACACCAAGCGAATGACAAGCCTCGACAACACCAAGAATCGTCTTGATAAGCTTCACGGCCTCACGCTCGCTGAAATGACCCTTTGAAACAATCCTATCGAAAAGCTCACCTCCTTCGCAAACCTCCATAACGATGTGAACGAACACCGAGTCCTCGTACGTACCTTTGATACGAACAACGTTTTGGTGCTCGGAGAGATGATGCATGATCTGAATCTCGCGCCAGACATCCTCGCAATCCTCGCGGCATACGAGCTTGCGCTTTGGGATTGATTTGCACGCGTAATTAGCGGAGGTTGATTTCTCGGTGCAGAGATAGGTGGTGCCGAATTGGCCTTGGCCTAGCTTTTTGCCCAGGAGGTAGTGATCTCTCAATCGAGGTGTTTGGTAAGGAAGAACGTTGTTTGAAGGGCGTCTAGAGTTTGGTTTTTCCATTCTTTTGCAAtctctcgttttttttttgtttctgtagaAGGACGAAGATAATGAGTTTTCCCTCTCGCAAGGCAAAAGACTCCAAGAACCAAACGTTCCTTGATTTTTTCCCTCTTCTCCGTTTTTCTTACCGCTATGCTATTTTTGATCccaaaaagaaattaattatgctattacaatttttttataaccaACAGCTATGgtattacaaattatgaaaaaaagaTCGACAATATATGATTGACGTTTATGTATCATTCAaaagaacaatacttaggttcaccctagagtgaacttatgaattcacctctttccttattgtaatcatattaccataaatattaatatcacataaataaataaatcataaattacaaaagaagcaaactttaaatcataaattctaaattcgaaccctaaacccaaattttagatcttaaattttaaacaaaattctAAACCTataacctaaacccaaacttatacactaaacctaaactatataccataaatcctaaaccctaaactcaaaccataaatcctaaacctaaactctaaatcctaaatccaaactctaaaccctaaatcctaaaccttaaacccaaacggtaaatcataaacccataattttcaaatacttttggattaatgatcatcaaatatattttcaaatacattttagggtatagagttcgggtttatggtttacagtttgggtttaagatttaggatttagggtttatagtttggatttagggtttagagtttgggtttagggtttaggatttagggtatatagtttgggtttagggtataggtttgggtttagggtttagggtttagattaaaatttaagatctaagatttggatttagggtttgaatttaaagtttattatttaaagttgactttttgtaatttataatttatttatttatgtgacattaatatttatggtaatttgattgaaataaggaaagaggtgaattcataagttcacctcAGGGATGAACTTAAGTATTGTTCCATTCAAAACTATCTAcacattttagtattttttgcACTATGCTGGAGATTtcatgtaatttttttcttatttgataTGTATAATCCAAACATATTGATGTGAAAAAAACTTTCACATATTTCTATTTGACCTCTCGAAGTACCTTTTATTTAAGTAATACAATAGTCATATAATATCAAGAACTATAAATCATGCCATCATTGGGTGTCTCCCAGCACTGCAAACATGGACACATGCAACAACTTCAACTCCACCATCAATCTTCTCCAGcacaagtcatttcacaaataTTGACTATCTTTTTTGGAAGAAAAACGACATAGAAAACCCTGAGCTTGATTCAAACCCATATCTCTGTATTATATGGTataattgaaaaatgaaaaacgaaGAGTGATAAACTATTCAAAGGAACAGACATAGACACTTTGAAAATTGTCCGATATGCTGAATCAGAATACCATACTTGGTTCGAAGCAAACAAGAAACAAGAAGTACATACGGATAGTGTAACCTCTGAGCTGATAACAAAATCTGAGAGATATTTGATAGATGGTTTATAGACACATGACGCATTTTACAGTGGGTATGGATGGACATGGAAAACCTCAGGAGGAACAACACAGCTACTGGGAGCAAGAAACCAGCGACAAAGGATCTCACCTTTTCATTTGGAGCTTAAGGCCTTTCtatgggcaatggaatgcatgCTCCAAATATCATCGTGTCAAGCTTTTGGCACTATTTGTAAGGACTTAATCTTAATGATTCAAGATCCCATAGCATGACCCAACTTCTCCACTGAATTAGATGAGCTGCCAAATATGAAACAATTAAtgattctaataataaagatttgataacaatttatatatcatccatcatttttgtttaatttatatgattaaataaattaaacaatcaaattagctataaaattaaaatttagattttttcgtatatgttatattttgaattttaaaaaggGACAATacattactaaaactgttaaaattattatgttaaaaattaatgatcaatgatttaacatcccctatatattatttgggaaGCATTTAGAAAATATGAACCTTAGTTTTGTAAGAATTAGAAAGTATCCTATCCTACGTGTCAATCAACTAGGACTTTAATTAATCCTATATGGCATCATTACATTCAATTGGAAAATTAGTTGGTCCACATTAGAATTTATTTGTCGCTAGATACATTcaatattaaactatataatattacataatcCAATGTATTATATTATAGGGGATAGGAGCGTATAATTATCTTTTATGTGTAAgagataaaaacacaaactatGAATCATGATAGAAAAACAAAGCATTAA from Raphanus sativus cultivar WK10039 chromosome 8, ASM80110v3, whole genome shotgun sequence includes:
- the LOC108821215 gene encoding calcium-dependent protein kinase 11-like produces the protein MEKPNSRRPSNNVLPYQTPRLRDHYLLGKKLGQGQFGTTYLCTEKSTSANYACKSIPKRKLVCREDCEDVWREIQIMHHLSEHQNVVRIKGTYEDSVFVHIVMEVCEGGELFDRIVSKGHFSEREAVKLIKTILGVVEACHSLGVMHRDLKPENFLFDSPKEDAKLKATDFGLSVFFKPGQYLYDVVGSPYYVAPEVLKKCYGPEMDVWSAGVILYILLSGVPPFWAETESGIFRQILQGKLDFKSDPWPSISEAAKDLIYKMLEKSPKKRISAHEALCHPWIADELAAPDKPLDPAVLSRLKQFSQMNKIKKMALRVIAERLSEEEIGGLKELFKMIDTDNSGTITFEELKTGLKRVGSELMESEIKSLMDAADIDSNGTIDYGEFLAATLHMNKMEREENLVAAFSYFDKDGSGYITIDELQSACTEFGLCDTPLDDMIKEIDLDNDGKIDFSEFTAMMKKGDGVGRSRTMMKNLNFNMVDAFGADNQNAENSAD